A stretch of DNA from Candidatus Bathyarchaeota archaeon:
TGGTACGAGTTCGCCATCAATTAATATTTCATTTGGGCTTCCTTCTCCACTTTGATTCGGAGTAAACTCACCTGAAACAACCCAAAACAAGAATCGGAATCCATCATCTGGTGTGGCTTCTAAAGTGATTTCTGTGCCTTCTGGATAAACGTAAGTTCCTGGCGCTGGACTTGTGTCACCTCCTGCTGAGGGCAAAATCACTATTGTAGCTTCATTGGCTTGTGCCAAAGTCAGTGAAATTGAAGCTAATATCAAAGTTACCGAAAGGGTTAGTACAAGTACAGAGATTCGCTTTTTTTTATTCATATTCAAATATATTCCTCCTTAATGTAGCAAAATTATTGTATTGTTGTTATATATTAGAAAAAAACTCAATTTAAACCAATGTGAGTGACCTCTCACTATCACATATTTATAATAATTTTTTTCTCCATCATGATATTGTAATTCTAAGAGGTGATAAAATGTCTGAAAAAATGGATAAAGCAGACAAAAATTGCTGTTATGTTTGTGATGTTTGTGGTTGTGAAATTGTATGCACAACTCCCAGTGCAGGGCCGCTAATGTGTTGCGATGAAGTGATGTGCTGTTGCTAATCAAACTTGGTGTGTTGTTAAAATATCATGATTGCAAATGACAGAAATAAAATTAAAGCTCAAGTTGAGCAAATGGAAAAAAAAATTGTCTACTTCAAAGGACGAGAAAGATCAAGGGCGAGAAGAAGATATCTCCAGCTCTTATGTTCCAGTAAAAACAATTGCTTGTTAGACGAACCAATTTATATCGATAGAATATAATTGAGCTTATTTCTTTCTTCAAAATATTTTTTTCATTCTAATAATATCCTTAAATGTTAATTATTTTGAACCTAATTTAGTTGAGAAAAAAATCATATGACTGGATTCCTTCGCAGGGAATTGGTTCTTATCTTCTAAAACCCTTATTTTGTTCTTAATATTTCTAATGAAGTTCAACTCTTATTAAGCAAACATTTCCCATCTATCGGAGGAATGAATATTATGCACTGGATTTTTTGTGTGTGAATTGTCCTTCCAGAGCAAACAATCGAAAAGTTATGTTTTATTTTGATCAAATTCAGCTAACTTATCCATCTGCCTAACTGTTTCGATTTAACTTATTGATTTATGGTTAAATTGATTACTTGGACAAAAAAGTTTAGATAATGTGTGACTGCAACTATACACTCGCAGACTTTTTTATTTTAAACTTCGTAAGATGTATTTGGAGTAAATTTAGGATTGAGGTAGGGGGTTCTCATTCCTTCCATAATATTTGCTCCCTACTTCTTTTCCATATTTTACCTTTTTACAAATTACCTTGTAAAATTAAAAATTAAAACATAGTAAAAAAGCTACAAATAAATTACTTAATTTGACAGCATCGCAACAAGTTGTCCATTTTTCATTACAGCAAGTCTTGAAAATTTTTTTGTTTCAATTGCATCTAAAGTGTTAATCAATGATTGATTTGACTTTATTGTAATAATTGGAGTAGACATGATTTCCTTCGCTTTTACTTTATCTATGTCTGTGGTCATAATGGCGTTTAAGATGTCCCGTTGACCTATTAGTCCAATAATGTTGTTATCGCTAGTTACAAATACTGTTCCAGCATTTTTTGATAACATTGTTTTGATAACATCACGAGTAATTATAGATTCTGAAACTTCAACTAAGGGGGCTCCAAGCGAATTTGCTGAACCTACCTCTGAAATTGCGGTTCCTCTTTTCCAAATTTCGTTTAGTAGTTCATTTACTCTTTCCACATAATTTTCATCATTAGAGTAAAAGGTTTCAGCGAAATAAAATGGATATTTTATTTCTTCTTCTGGGGGTGGAGTTTTAAAAATAAACAAGTGTTTGCCGTCAACAATCATCATTGTCAAATAATTTGTGGAAACATGTTTGACCTCGAATATTTTTGAAAGGTTTTTTGCTGCACTGAGGTTATCAAAATCAATAGAAGCCATGAGGCGAAGCTTCAGTTTTCCTTTGGAATATTTCTCAAGAAAATTGTTTTCATCAAGTTTTATTATTCCAACAGATGAAGAAATTAACGTAATTTCATTTTCAGCGTTCTCAAGAATTTTTCGAATCTTTTTTCCCGTTTCAATGCTGTCCTTAATTACTATAGTTTCTTTTAATGGTACTCCTGTGTCTAGCTGTTTAATCCTATCGTTGATATCGACTGAATTACTCCAAATATCCACAAAAGCTCTTTTTAGAGTCGAAACAAACATTTTGCTTGCGACCCATAACCCATTAATTTCTTTCGAATACCCATATTGTTTTTCGTTTTGGTTCATATATAACAAAACTTCTTCATCATCTTTAATTAAAAAACGGGGATAATGTTTGGAGCCCACTGAAGTGTGTTTCCATATTACATTACGAGAAAGGGGTAAATGTTTTAGAATATTTTTTGCTATTTCTAAGTTGTCCTGCGTAATATTTGCCAATAGTCTAAATTTTATATTTTTTTTCTTTTTGCCAAAAGCCATTATCATATCAGTAATACCATATGCATCTTCATGAATTAATCCAGTACTTGTTGTTAGGGCTGAGACATCGCTAGATGCTGCATCTACCATTTGAGAAATTTTCTTGTAAACTCCATCTGTATTTGTTATTACCTGAAATTTTGCTACTGATGGTGCAGTTTTTTTTCGATTAAGTGAATTACAATAATTTATTATGCTTTCTTTATCTGCTTCTAATGAGGAAACTTCCCTTTTTTTGTTTTTGATATGTGATTCAAGTAAATTGGTTATTGGAATTGCATTGTAACGTGATGGAGTTTCTATGGTTTCTTCTAAAATTCCTTCATTTTTTAAGCTTTTAAGTAAACGATATGTTTGAGCTCTATCTATGCCTAAATATGAAGCAATACTTTGAGCTTTTTGTAACCCTTTCTGTGTTAAAAATAAGTAAATATCAGCTTTTCTTTTTGATAACCCAATTTCATCTAAAACTTCGTAAATTTTATTTTCGTCCACTTTCATCGCTTCATATCTCTGCTTTAGTGTATCCTGTTTTTCCAGAAACTTTCTAATGTTATATTAATCACTTCAACTATATTATTTTGACCTTAATATGCGAGTGAAAAAGGTTGGATTCTGAAAAAAAATATCGTAATCTATTCAGCAATATGACTAGCGCATTTGCTTATCATAAGATGCTTTTCGATAATGGAACGCCAATAGATTATGTTTTTCTTGAAGTCAATGATGCATTCGAACATGTTACCGGTTTGAAGAAAAATGAAATCATAGGAAAAAAAGTCACAAAAGTAATTCCAAACATAAAAAACGATTCAATCGATTGGATAAAGACATATGGAAAAGTAGTTACTATTGGAAAACCGCTCAAATTCGAAAGTTATTCTTCCGCCCTGAGAAAATGGTTTCTGATTTCGGCATATACCCCAGAAAAAAATCATTTTGCAACAACTTTTGAAGACATTACTGACCGAAAAAACATGGAGAAAAAATTATTAGACCTTTCAAAATTCCCTTCTGAAAATCCAAACAGCATAATCAGGGTCAACACAAAAGGAGAAATACTGTTCTTAAATCCAGCGAGCCAATTCTTGTTGACAGAATGGAACGCGTCGGTTGGAAATAAACTGCCGCAACGATTAATAAAATTGTTGAATGAGGCGTTTAGCTCAAAGAAAACAATCAAATTTGAAGAGAAATGCAATCAAAAGTTTTTCCTGTTTTCAATAGTTCCAATTATTGAAGGGAATTATTTGAACATTTACGGTACTGAAATTACTGAACTCAAGCAAAAAGAAGAAAAGCTTTATGAACAGAATTTGATAATTAGTTCAACAAATGAATCAATTTTTACAACGGATGAAAATAACTTGATTCGAAGTTGGAATCAAGCTGCTGAAAATCTGTTTGGCTGGAATTTCAAAGAAGCAATCGGGAAAAGTGTTTCGGAAATTTTAAATCCTTCTAATCCAATTTATGATGAAGCACTAAATGGTGATGTACTTAAGTGCTTTATTAATTCAGATTCTTGGAAAGGTGAATTAATTTATCATAAAAAAGATGGGACACCTATTCCTGTTTCAGTATCAACTAATTTATTGCGAGATGAAAACGGGAATCCAAAGGGAGAAGTAACTATCCTTCATGATATTTCAGAAAGAAAAAAACGCGAAAAGGCTCTAATAATAATGCAACATGACTTATCCCGAGCTCAAAAAGTATCAAAAACCGGAAGTTGGCGTCTTGATGTTAAAAAAAATGTTCTAAATTGGTCTGAAGAAAATTACAAAATTTTTGGAGTTAAAAAAGGAACCCCATTAACCTATGAAACATTTCTTTCAACAGTTCATCCAGATGACAGAAAATATGTAGATAAAATGTGGAACTCTGGGCTTAAAGGGCAACAGTACGACATCGAACATAGAATAATCGCGGACGGAAAAGTAAAATGGGTCAGAGAAAAAGCTGAATTAGAGCGGGATAAGGATGGAACCCTTCTTGGTGGCTTTGGAACAACGCAAGATATTACGGACACAGTAGAATTAAGAAAAAAACTAGAATATTATAGTAAGAATTTAGAAAAACTTGTACATGAAAAAACAAAGCAATTGAAAGACGCTGAAAAACTCATAACAATAGGGCAAACTGCAGGCATGGTTGGTCATGACATTCGTAACCCTTTGCAAAGTATTGATGGAGCAATTTATTTAGCAAAAATCGAGGCAGAATCACTTCCTGTCCATATTGATGCTAAAAAAGAACTTTTTGATATTTTAAACTTAATTGATGAGCAAATTAATTACATCGACCATATTGTTGCTGATCTTCAAGATTTTGCTCGAACACCAACACCTCAAATTGAAAACGTAGATCTCCAAGAATTAATCGTAGAATCGTTACAAACAATAAATTGGTCAAAAAATATTGAAGTAATTACCTGTTTCCAAGATGAATTAAAAACAGTAAAAATAGATCCATCACTCCTGAAAAGAGTGATATCAAACTTATTATTGAATGCTTATCAAGCTATGCCTAACGGAGGAAACCTTACAATTACTGCTTTTTGTGAAGAAAACATGATTAACATAAGCATCAAAGACACTGGAGTTGGCATGTCCGAAAGCATTAAATCAAAAATATTCACTCCATTATTTACAACAAAAAGCAAAGGACAAGGGTTCGGATTAGCGGTCTGCAAAAAATTGATTGAGGCTCTGAATGGAAAAATAACATTTGAAAGTAAACCGAATAAAGGAAGTACATTTATAATAAAAATTCCGATAACATAATGGGAAGAATAATAATGAGTAAAAATAAATCCATTCTTATCATTGATGATGACAAATACATACTGAGTGTTTTTTCGAAAATATTAAACAAACAAGGATACATTGTTGAAAATGCGGAAACTGGGCGAGAAGCAATGGAAATGATTACAAAAAAACAATATGATTTAGTGCTTATAGATGTTAAGTTACCCGATGTTGAAGGGCCTATTCTTGTTGAAAAGATGAATAAAATAAATCCGGATATGATTAAAATTGTAATAACTGGATTTCCATCAATTGAAGATGCCAACAAAGTTATGGATGAAGGAGCCACGGCCTATTTAGTAAAACCTGTTAAATCTGAAGAATTAGTGAAATTTATCGATAAAAAATTGAACAAATAAATTTTTTTCCTTTTTTACTTTTGGCGTATTTTTTTACGCTGTCATTCAACAGAATTATAATACATATTATTGGAGTTGTAGAGATACGTCTATCACATACTGTAAAAAGGGTTTTTATGTAAGACAATGCATGCTGTTTAAAAATGCTTTATGAATTAAAGGTTCTGCTAGTAGACGACAACAAATGTACACAAAATGTTTTATGTAAAATAATGCAGAAAGAAAGATGTACTGTCACATTGGTTGAAAACGGAAAAGATGCAATAAATGAACTGAATACAAAATGTTATGACTTAATCGTAATGGAGATGAGCTTGCCTGACATAAAAGGTATTGATCTATTAAAGCAAATAGTGAAAAATAATATAAAAATTAAAAAAATAGTTTTAACCGGGCATCCATCAGAAGAGGATGAAGAGAAATCGTTTGAACTAGGCGTAGATTATTACATATTAAAGCCAATCAAGCCAAAAAGATTATTACAAATTATTGAAAAATGTGCCATTACCCCCGAAAATTGATTTTGCATCACTTGGAGTAATTAGTTTTTGTTGTAGCAAAATCGCCATCCCAGAATCTTTTCACTTTCTGGATTATTTCTTCATAATTTTCTTTTTTCTCTAAGGTGTAAGCATTTTTATCATTTGAATAAACTTTGAATTCCTCACTATTTATCACTTCATTATTCACCTCCAATGACCCAGTTTTTTATATTTGGTGAAATTCACCTATTTTTTAATTATTAAACTGAATTATATATTGTAGAATTTGGCTATAAACCGATGTGATAGAGTCTACACAGTCACATGCCTGTATCAAAATATCTCAAATAATTAATTTTAATAGTTACCTTGGAATCGCAATATTTGCATTAAAAGAAATTTTCAAACATTTTTCCTGTTTTGGAAAAAGTAGCTGTGATCGTATAGTCACAATCACAATAGATTATATTTTTAGAATTAGATTTTTAATAGAAATGCAATTTCGATCCGTTAAAAAGCTATATTTATTAAAAAGGTGAATATTTCTTTGAATACTAATTCCCGACAAAAAGTTTCTATTAATTTTATTCTGGGAGTTCTGCAAGAACTAGATGGTATCACAGATGAACATCAGGTGAGTCAAAAATGAACTATTATTCTGCTGCATTTATGCTAAGAAGGCTGGCAGTCAATTTCAATGCATCAAAAACTAATTCTTCACAAAAACAGATCTCATACACTGAGCTACTACTACATTATAGATTGTTTAGTAGTGGACGATTTATTTCAATAAACCACGCCAATTTGGCATAATTTAAATTTTAATTTTAAAAAATCATAATCTCGAGAGTTATGGTTCATATTCGCGCATTCAAATGGAATTAATTCTATTTTTTAATTAAATACCACGAACAAGATTTTCGTTCGATTTTTCCCAAAATTCTAAATTTATTATGTTTTTCTGAATCCAATTATTTTCATGAAGATTCAAAGCACATTTGCTTTTGATTAAAGAAAATTTTGTAAAAAGGAGTGATGAATAAAACTATCAAAGAGAAAATTGAAATTATTGTTTCTAAGCGTAAAAAACAAATTAAAACGGAGGAGAACATTTAATTAAAGTTTAATTTAATAATTGATAAATACTTTTTTAACTATATATCTAATCATTTACCGTAACCTACTTGAAAGGATAGAATATTTTTGAAAATTTTCAAAATAGACCTCAAAAAGGGATTCGCAAAGGTTATGCCTGAAAGCATGGATGACCTTTGGCATCTTTACAATGTTATTATTAAACGTGATGAGGTTTATGCTCGCACTACTCGACAAGTAAAACCAGATGAGCATTACTCCCGACCAACAAAAGCAAAACGAGTTCCGGTTAATTTAGGTGTTCAAGTTGAAAAAATGTACTGGGATAAGGTTCTCAACCGTTTACGTATTAATGGAATTGTTGTTGATGCACCTGAAAAATTAAACATAAATGGTTCTCGTCACACATTGGATGTAGTGGTCAATAAACCAGTAACTATTGTCAAAAAGAAATGGCAAAAACATGAGTTGGATCGAATAAAACGGGCAAGCAAAATTACTGCTTCTCCTCTTGCAATAATTTCAATCGATGATGAAGACTACTGTGTAGCAATCTTGCGCCAGTACGGAATTGATGTTAAAGCAGGAGGGCGAACAAAACTTCCTGGAAAGTATGAGGCAGAAAAAAGAGGAAAAGAAAAACAGCTTTTTTTGAAGATTGCCCTTAAGGCTTTACGAGATGCCTGGCTTTCTCTTAATAGTCCGATAGTTATTCTTGGTCCTGGATACATAAAAGATGACTTTTTTGAGTATGTGCAAAAAGAGGCTCGTGATGTTGCAGCTTCAATAATAGGGGTAAAAGGAACAAACAGTGCGGGATTATCTGGAATACAAGAAGCCCTTCGTTCCGGGATTCTTATTAATATGCTCCAAAATATGCGAGTAGCCGATGAAATGAAAGCAATGGAAGATTTCTTAGCACGACTGGGGCAAGGAAAATCTACAATAACTTACGGGTTTGGGGACGTAGAAAAAGCCGCAAATTATGGGGCAGTAGAAAAACTTCTAGTCGCTGATTTAACTTTACGGGAAACAACTGATGAACAAAGGCTTTCATTGGAATCCCTTATGAAAAATGTTGAAGACGCACGTGGAGAAATAATGGTTATCAGCACTGAACACGAAGCAGGAACAAACCTTCTTTCACTAGGAGGAATCGCAGCTCTGCTACGTTTTCCGTTACCTTAAGCCTCATTTTTGATAAAAACCAATTCTTCTACGAACTGCAGGATTCGTATCCCCCAATTGTTTCATTGCTTGCTCGAAAGTTTCATTTGCATCTAGCTCCTTTTCGATGAAAACACCCGTTCTTCCTACTTTATCCCGTCGTAAAAGCGCTCGTACACGGTCTAAAACCGTGTTTGGAGTTATACCTAACATTTTAGCCACTTCTTTTTCCTGTCCAACAACAGTAGTTTCGATATGACCTTCGTCTGTGGGTTTGATGAGCATGAGCCGTTTATCAACTCCAAAAACTCGTTTGTTTTCATCAAGGATGGAAATTGTTGCTTCGCCTCCAAATCTGTAAAATTCTTTTTCTACTTGCCGCATTTTAACCAAAGGAAAAGACAAGCTAGTTTGACTATCCAATTCTATGTATCCTTTTAATGCATAAAGAGGGGTTGCCTGAATGATTTTTCGTTCCAAAACTTGAAAACCGGACCTTTCAATTGAAGTTTCAACAGTAAATGAGGAAATTAGGTTTGAAATGAATATGTCAATGTCGCTTGTTTGAGTAACGTCACCTCTGGCAATGCTCCCATGAACAGTAGACTGCAAGTGGCAGTTGTCTAATGCTTTCATTACTTGAAGGCTTTTTTTCCTTAGTTGTTCTAAAAGCTTCCAATGACTGGAATCATAGATGACCTCTTTTTCTTCTGCTCTTGTAACGGGCTTTTTGGACAAATTATTTCACCGGTTCAAGGCAGTTTTCATCCAATCTAAATACGATTGGGATCCATCAAGTATTGGTAATGCCAGAATTTCTGGAACTTCATAACTGTGCAGATCTTGAATTCTTTTGGTAAGCTTTTTGAATAATTCTTCACTGGATTTCATTAGAACTAAAGTTTCATTTTCTTGTTCAATTTTTTCTTTCCACCAGAACAATGAACAAACAGCATCTAAAATGTTAGCACAGGCTATCAGGTGTTCTTCTAGTAATTTCTGGATTATATCTTCTGCCTCTGACTTGCTGGATACGGTCATAAGTACAATAATATACTTCATTTTTGTCAAGAATATTATAGTCTGAGTGCTATTTTAAGCTAAACAGTAAAGTAGTTAACTTGAAACAATAACTGTCAAAAGCATCAAATTTCAAAATCAACAAAATAGACACAAATGAGGTTTAGAAATGCGTTTAGCTGGCGTAGATGAAGCGGGTCGGGGTTGTGTTATTGGTCCATTAGTTGTTGGTGGGGTCTCAATAGACGAAACTGATTTGCCAAAGTTGGTTGAAATTGGGGTTAAAGATTCTAAACTTCTGGCTCCAAAAAAACGAGAAATTCTTGCTAGACAGATACGGGAAATTGCCTTGAACTGTTATGTTGTGCATTTATCTCCCGTTGAAATAGACCACGTAGTTGAAACTGGAAAAAGGTTACATAAACTAAACCGTTTTGAGGCTCAGACAATGGCTAAGGTGATTTCTGTTCTTAATCCTGATGTTGTTTATGTGGATGCTTCAGATGTTAATGCTAAACGGTTTGGAGAGCACATTGCAGAAAACCTTGTTTTTCGTTCAGAAATTATTTCAGAGCACAAAGCCGACCTGAAATATCCTGTTGTTTCTGCAGCTTCAATAATCGCGAAAGTAGAACGAGACAAAGTAATTTCCAAATTAATTAAAAAACACGGCAACTTGGGGTGTGGTTACCCTAACGACCAAAAGACAACAAATTTTCTCCGCGATTGGATAAAAAAATATGGTTCCTACCCCGATTTTGTTAGAAAATCTTGGAAGACCTCAAAAAAAATAAAAAAAGAAACAGACTTGCATCAAACAAAACTGCTTTAGCTGCTTTATGTTTCGATTGCCTGTAACGTAGCATCTGCAACTTTTGTTCCGGGTTCAATTGGCGCCATCTTAATATTATGCTGTTTTAGCAGTTCAGACGCTCCAAATCCTACTTGGTTTGCAACTACTATGTTAACGCCATTATCAACCAACATTTTAACTGCAATGGGTCCTGCCCCGTGATGAAAATCAGCTGTAGAATTTTCTAGAACTTGTATGGTTGTTATCTGACCGTTTTCAATGTCTAA
This window harbors:
- a CDS encoding divalent-cation tolerance protein CutA, which gives rise to MKYIIVLMTVSSKSEAEDIIQKLLEEHLIACANILDAVCSLFWWKEKIEQENETLVLMKSSEELFKKLTKRIQDLHSYEVPEILALPILDGSQSYLDWMKTALNR
- a CDS encoding PAS domain S-box protein, whose translation is MDSEKKYRNLFSNMTSAFAYHKMLFDNGTPIDYVFLEVNDAFEHVTGLKKNEIIGKKVTKVIPNIKNDSIDWIKTYGKVVTIGKPLKFESYSSALRKWFLISAYTPEKNHFATTFEDITDRKNMEKKLLDLSKFPSENPNSIIRVNTKGEILFLNPASQFLLTEWNASVGNKLPQRLIKLLNEAFSSKKTIKFEEKCNQKFFLFSIVPIIEGNYLNIYGTEITELKQKEEKLYEQNLIISSTNESIFTTDENNLIRSWNQAAENLFGWNFKEAIGKSVSEILNPSNPIYDEALNGDVLKCFINSDSWKGELIYHKKDGTPIPVSVSTNLLRDENGNPKGEVTILHDISERKKREKALIIMQHDLSRAQKVSKTGSWRLDVKKNVLNWSEENYKIFGVKKGTPLTYETFLSTVHPDDRKYVDKMWNSGLKGQQYDIEHRIIADGKVKWVREKAELERDKDGTLLGGFGTTQDITDTVELRKKLEYYSKNLEKLVHEKTKQLKDAEKLITIGQTAGMVGHDIRNPLQSIDGAIYLAKIEAESLPVHIDAKKELFDILNLIDEQINYIDHIVADLQDFARTPTPQIENVDLQELIVESLQTINWSKNIEVITCFQDELKTVKIDPSLLKRVISNLLLNAYQAMPNGGNLTITAFCEENMINISIKDTGVGMSESIKSKIFTPLFTTKSKGQGFGLAVCKKLIEALNGKITFESKPNKGSTFIIKIPIT
- a CDS encoding mRNA surveillance protein pelota → MKIFKIDLKKGFAKVMPESMDDLWHLYNVIIKRDEVYARTTRQVKPDEHYSRPTKAKRVPVNLGVQVEKMYWDKVLNRLRINGIVVDAPEKLNINGSRHTLDVVVNKPVTIVKKKWQKHELDRIKRASKITASPLAIISIDDEDYCVAILRQYGIDVKAGGRTKLPGKYEAEKRGKEKQLFLKIALKALRDAWLSLNSPIVILGPGYIKDDFFEYVQKEARDVAASIIGVKGTNSAGLSGIQEALRSGILINMLQNMRVADEMKAMEDFLARLGQGKSTITYGFGDVEKAANYGAVEKLLVADLTLRETTDEQRLSLESLMKNVEDARGEIMVISTEHEAGTNLLSLGGIAALLRFPLP
- a CDS encoding nucleotidyltransferase domain-containing protein; the protein is MSKKPVTRAEEKEVIYDSSHWKLLEQLRKKSLQVMKALDNCHLQSTVHGSIARGDVTQTSDIDIFISNLISSFTVETSIERSGFQVLERKIIQATPLYALKGYIELDSQTSLSFPLVKMRQVEKEFYRFGGEATISILDENKRVFGVDKRLMLIKPTDEGHIETTVVGQEKEVAKMLGITPNTVLDRVRALLRRDKVGRTGVFIEKELDANETFEQAMKQLGDTNPAVRRRIGFYQK
- a CDS encoding response regulator; the encoded protein is MLYELKVLLVDDNKCTQNVLCKIMQKERCTVTLVENGKDAINELNTKCYDLIVMEMSLPDIKGIDLLKQIVKNNIKIKKIVLTGHPSEEDEEKSFELGVDYYILKPIKPKRLLQIIEKCAITPEN
- a CDS encoding ribonuclease HII, which translates into the protein MRLAGVDEAGRGCVIGPLVVGGVSIDETDLPKLVEIGVKDSKLLAPKKREILARQIREIALNCYVVHLSPVEIDHVVETGKRLHKLNRFEAQTMAKVISVLNPDVVYVDASDVNAKRFGEHIAENLVFRSEIISEHKADLKYPVVSAASIIAKVERDKVISKLIKKHGNLGCGYPNDQKTTNFLRDWIKKYGSYPDFVRKSWKTSKKIKKETDLHQTKLL
- a CDS encoding NifB/NifX family molybdenum-iron cluster-binding protein produces the protein MEKIRVAVATNNKKGLDDTVSDVFGRAKTFTLLDIENGQITTIQVLENSTADFHHGAGPIAVKMLVDNGVNIVVANQVGFGASELLKQHNIKMAPIEPGTKVADATLQAIET
- a CDS encoding response regulator, whose translation is MSKNKSILIIDDDKYILSVFSKILNKQGYIVENAETGREAMEMITKKQYDLVLIDVKLPDVEGPILVEKMNKINPDMIKIVITGFPSIEDANKVMDEGATAYLVKPVKSEELVKFIDKKLNK
- a CDS encoding CBS domain-containing protein — its product is MDENKIYEVLDEIGLSKRKADIYLFLTQKGLQKAQSIASYLGIDRAQTYRLLKSLKNEGILEETIETPSRYNAIPITNLLESHIKNKKREVSSLEADKESIINYCNSLNRKKTAPSVAKFQVITNTDGVYKKISQMVDAASSDVSALTTSTGLIHEDAYGITDMIMAFGKKKKNIKFRLLANITQDNLEIAKNILKHLPLSRNVIWKHTSVGSKHYPRFLIKDDEEVLLYMNQNEKQYGYSKEINGLWVASKMFVSTLKRAFVDIWSNSVDINDRIKQLDTGVPLKETIVIKDSIETGKKIRKILENAENEITLISSSVGIIKLDENNFLEKYSKGKLKLRLMASIDFDNLSAAKNLSKIFEVKHVSTNYLTMMIVDGKHLFIFKTPPPEEEIKYPFYFAETFYSNDENYVERVNELLNEIWKRGTAISEVGSANSLGAPLVEVSESIITRDVIKTMLSKNAGTVFVTSDNNIIGLIGQRDILNAIMTTDIDKVKAKEIMSTPIITIKSNQSLINTLDAIETKKFSRLAVMKNGQLVAMLSN